Genomic DNA from Hyperolius riggenbachi isolate aHypRig1 chromosome 10, aHypRig1.pri, whole genome shotgun sequence:
TATTTTTTAGGAGTACGGTTTATTTGACCAATGAGTCTTTCTAAAACCAGGTACACAATGTGCAATACATTAAACAGATTAGATGTTTAAATCAATAAATCCTTCCATTCTAACAAACATCTATGCCATCAATTGACTTTGATTATAACTTGGTCCAAAAAGGTAGAATTTAAGTCAGTTGCAGATAGGGGAGCAGTGGCTATATAGTTTTATTTAGCTGTAGGACTAGTGGCTGTATCTTGAAGAGAAACtccaccaaaaattgaactttatcccaatcagtagctgacgctccctttcacatgagaaatctattccttttcacagaccatcagggggcgctgtatcactgatattgtggtgaaacccctcccacaagaaaaatacgtactttttttttttggcagtttcctgtctgtgaatcttgctgcattgtgggaaatagctgtttacagctgtttccaactgccaaaaaccatgcagcagctacatcacctgccaacacaaAAATGTactctggagttcctctttaaatgggaCTGTTAATGGTAAGCAGTGAGCCTTTGTGCATGTGCAAAGGGTAATTACAGCTTCAGcctggcatgggcaaactcggccttccagctgttacggaactacaagtcccacaatgcattgcaggagtctgacacccacagtcatgactcataaaggcaaatgcattgtgggacttgtagttccgtaacagctggagggccgagtttgcccatgcctgcactagactGTTCTCAGTTGAGGCAGGTGGTCATGACCACCTCTGTTAAAAATATAGCTTGTACAGTGTCCCCTGACAACCCACTCCTCCCTTCACCAGTGTGGCTACATGATGGATCCTTTCAGCCAAACACTGGCCAAAAGCAAAGTGGTCGGCCTCCCACCATGGTAACAGTCTTGGGTCCCAAAAGAATCTATTCCTGATCCCTGTCCATTGATAGTCTTCATGTGTATgtgagtcttaaagagaacctgagcacAAAGCAAGCGCATACTTGCTTAACGCAAACCTGAACAGAAAATTATGTCAAAATAAGCAAACCTACACAGATAATTTACCTCAGGTGTAGTCTACTTGTCAATCTTACTCCTCTCCTGCGTCTTTGTCCACTGTaattaatggaattctccatcctccattttgaaattgaccattaccccataaccgcttcctggtcagcacactattaaactgtaatattgctcatgtgacccatagggaaacatggacattacttttctcatcagttgtcctttcagttataactgacaaacTGATATATAATTGACAGCAATCCTTGTTGgttactctcagaagctcacccattttcttctaacagcggtgtaagtatataatattaatttgcaggtacatcgtgtttttaaattttactttgttcaggttcactttgagaTGAAAGTCTCTGTATCCTCCAGAGACTTTCCACACTGTCCTCCAGCCTCTACCACAGCCTCAAGCTGATAGCGGCTGAGCTCTTCTGACACGAACGGCTtgggctactgcacaggcacagctatACTTGCGCAGTATGCTCATGATTGAAGAGGAGCGCGGCCCCGTTCGGATTACAGGCAAGCCCTTGTCGATAATCTTTGAAGGCTTTGCAAGTTGAATGAGGACTCCATGGGAAGCTTAGTAGGATCTAGAAGCTTCCCTCTTCTTGGTTACGTATGTgatatgtttttttcttattaagcTTTGGCACAAGCTACGTACAAACATTAGGTTTTCATAGATTGAAATGATTGCTGGGGAAAGTTTCTGGTGACAAACTAGTGTGATTACAAGTGTCACCTGGTATTGGTCTCTTCAGTGATGAGCGGATTTGGCAATCATTTACCACTTAGTTCCCACCATagcttgcagggctgtggagttggagtctaggcaattttgggcacccggagttggagtcggagtcattgatttcataaactgaggagtctgagtctgatgattttgtacaaaatctacagccctgttaagaattagactaaggattcgcagtctgagccattttgggtacccggagttggagtcgtggtttcagaaacggaggagttggagtcggaagatttttgtactgactccacagccctgatagctTGCACCTCCATCAGAGCACTGAACAAGCAGAGCGCTCTTCTCAGCAgagaactaataaaataaaagCAAGTGCTTTTTAGCTTTGTTTCCCTGCTCCAAGCCTGAAATAAGTCGGTTAGATTTACTTCAAATGTCATCCTTTCCTTCATCTTGTATGAGgttataaaaatattgttttttaagCCAAGTGTTATGATGTCCTTTTTAAAATATCCAGACTCTTGTTTGTTTAAAACTTGAATTTGTGTGTAAAATCAGCGCCTAGTCAGAGTTGCTGACCACAATTTGTTTTGTTCCATTTAGCCAAGAGAGACTGATGCATTCCAACCAGGGACAGGAGATTTGCATTGACAAAGCCCCTTTCATGTCACTGACACTGTGCCACTTGAATAGCAGTGATGGTCAGGTGAATTCTTAACTGATTCATAACTAGTCTCTATCTCCAGTGTCCATTGCAGTAATGTGCAGTATGCATCTCTGTGTGAATCCAGGCTTGTGGGCGTCATCATGCGCATCCTATGATTGCGTAGGATATCCTGATTGCGTTTgatataataatccgaacatttgtatagccctTTTCTCTTGTTGGACTTaaagcgcttgagagctgcagccactaagggtgtgCTCAAGGTGCCACCTTGCAGTGTTaggcagtcttgcccaaggacttcttactgatcctagccaggattttaaccctggtctcccatgtcagacacccttaactttttttttttttcctgaccgtCAATAAGTTTATCCCTAGACTCCCTTAAACCCCATCTGTGTATGAGCTGTTAGAGCATTTCAGGATCAGTCCAGGACAACATTAAGGTGGAGTTTAACAGAAAGTGGTGGTATTTAGCTATGGCATAATGTTGGCATATGTATGACCTGTTGAATGCTTCACGTTTGCCAGGGTTTTCATTCAACATGTACAGAGCTAAATCACGTGCGATTGTTTCATAAGACATTTCATGCATGTGCCTGTCTACGCAAGCTTGTCCTAATGAAGGAACAGACTCTTACTTTGCACTGTTTGTTATGCAGGGTTTTAATAGTTGGCACTGCATATTTATATAATGCTAATTGCACTTttctgtagtgctttacagaggacATAATGTTGCTCAGCTCATTTTAAAGTGGGCATTTCTTGCAGTTTAGGTGTAGGAATGGATGCAGATGAGAACCCATGCAGTCAGTGGCCCTAGGAGGAAAAGTCCCGAACCAAATATGCATTTTGTGGGTTGCCCATCCCACATGCCGCCGCCTCCATCTCCAATGTAGAACTTGAGATATAAAAGGGCACATTTAAAGGCCGATTTCTCCCACATCCTCCATGCAATAATCTTAGCAGACCTCAACTTTGCGGAGTCGGCCAATAAAGACTGCCTTGGGTGAgtgtctagcatgtgtatggaagTCTCTTAAAGAGCTGACATAGCAAATGTTTGACAccgccaccccccccacccccccccccattatccaTAGTTGCCCACCTATGAACATATTCTTCATCGTGCGCCATGTGCAATCCTTCCTTTCCCCTCCATAGTGGCAGTTGCTAGCAgggctgaggagtctgagttcgggcaattttgggcacctggagtcggagtcgttgatttcataaacgtcggagtcggatgaattttttttttttcaaaatccacagccctgttaagtattagactaaggagtcggagttggagtcggagtcatggtttcataaactgaggagtcggaagatttttgtaccgaccacACCCCTGGTTGCTAGCCTGTAGTCTGCAGCTGACTGTCGCCCAAGGGATAGTGCTAAGATAAGTGTGACCATCTTCTTGTTTGTACAAGGTTTAAGCTGAATACAAACCATTCGATTTTCGTAGTCTGAGGTGATTCCTTGGAATAACTTCTGATATTGGCCTCTTCAGTGATAAGCTGATTTGGCCATCACTTACCATTTCTTTCCTACCACAACTTATCTGTAGTCCTTTAGCTTCCTCTGTATCTGTCCGGTCCCCTCCGTTTTGCTGCTGTGGAGTCCACAATCCAGTGTGATCCTGCCAATGCGCACCCCCAAACTGCGCTTCCACGACCGTGAGTGTTCTGTGCAAGCAGTTAGTCCTGgtatgctgcacatgcacagagcgtGTCCATCCATGGGAGCCCGGTCGGAAGATGCATGCACAGTAGTCCTTGACTGGCTGGAAGCGGGACTTTACCAAGGCTGACAGCGGTGCAATGGAGGGGATTGAGAGGAAGGCAAGGGAGCAGACtgactacggggggctggaggaaaccccaggtaaataTTAATCCCTTTGCTTTTGatgtctcaggtatactttaaagagtTGAAAGTAACCTGAACTAATAAAGCCTCATAGTTTTAAGGGGTGGGGTTGACAGTAAGTCACGTAAGTAGAAATAGTTAGAAGTGGACCAATCCAGGGCCATAGCAGTAGCACTTGATTGGTTTGTTTTCCAGCTGCACACCATTGCATGAAAAATGTCAAACCAAAATTATTTTTCTCATTGACCAATCCACACGTGAATGTTTTAGCATCACACGCATCTGTAGAACGGAGGAAGTGAGAGAGATTCTCCTAATGCTAGGCTCATCGGTTTCATTACTAAAGTAATGGGGTATTGTGAAggaattttgaagctgcatagtttgcataatcctgcattgaTTGGGAATTTATAGCGACTCACTATCCAAGTTTCAAAACAAATTTCTGCAATTTCCTTTAACAGCAGTGAATGTTCACACTCATCAATACTTTCCCTTTATTACCAGGTACCCGGATCATTTATGATCGCAAGTTTCTTTTGGACCGTCGCAATTCTCCTTTGGCTCAGACCCCACCCCGCCGCTTGCCCGATATTCCTGGAGTGACCAGCCCCAACACTAGTGTAGACGAACCAAAAGTAGAAACAAATAATCTGAACAACCATGACAGGAAGACAGCTCTCGGTAAGATGCATTATTTTTCCACCACCTGATTTTATACAAAAGTATTTACTGGTCTGAGACACTGGTCACACTtgattccgggggggggggggggggggggggagagcttttTTCCACTGGTGAATCATTTTCGGTAATGAGGAATtctctgcagtgtgtggggggggggggggggggggggggggggggagcatcagCGCATGTGATTTTTGGCAAGTGTGACAaacgtccccccctcccccctcccccccccccccccgctagaacTTTAGCAAAACCTTTTTCTTCCCTGAGGAGTACCTATACAGTATTCATCTACTGGTAGTAAAGAACGAACACAAACCATACCATAAAACAGCAGTTGGTCAATTATTTGTCAAGCATAATTGTAGACTATTACATTTCTTTTCGGTTAAGAATGGTATTAAACATTTGTATAAAATACGTGGTGGGGTGTTGGTGTCTGATCACCCGATAAAagaaaggcacaggagacaaaaaagggagcccaaTCGTGCAATATGTTGAAACAAACGGGATTGTAGAAAATgaaatactactcacaaaggtgggttgcagggggggcaATGAACCAGACTCCACTCGGGGGTGGCCGCTGCGGACCTAGATGTGGTCGCtcttcttggaaaaaaaaaaaaggggggggggggggaggcttgcaCCGTGGTTGAAAGCACGTGTGTCTTCTCCACCGCGCAAACTGGGATGGTATGTGGGGGTATGAGATGCACAATAGAGTAAAAGCAGCGCCCTGTTAGATAAAatcgtttaaaaacaaaaaaattcaggTGACTTACCTCAGTAATTGTAATAACCAAagatattagtagcacaggcagcgcgtttcacgggtctaaacccgcttcctcaggccaatgacAGTGCTAAACAGAGAAAGTTTAGCATAGGGAGGCTCCCTATGTACAATCATAAAAACTTGCACAGTAAAGCCCCttctacaccatgcaatttcacgtGCGAACGAATTCGATTAGATCAATTTAAATCCAACATGTACGATCAGGATTCGATCGTGTGATCGATTTTTGGTTAGTTTTCAATGCAAAATCGATCACATGGGTTTAATCAATCTAATCGAATTCAATCCAATTGAATGCGATCGATAGCACGTGAAATTGCAtagtgtagagggggcttaaagtgaaccagagtctaagcaccctcatgtattttaatatatatctatctctatctctatctctatctctatctctatctctatctctatctctatctctatctctatctctatctctatctctatctctatctctatctctatctctat
This window encodes:
- the EIF4EBP2 gene encoding eukaryotic translation initiation factor 4E-binding protein 2, producing MSTGHQHSQSRAIPTRTIHISDSSQLPHDYCTTPGGTLFSTTPGGTRIIYDRKFLLDRRNSPLAQTPPRRLPDIPGVTSPNTSVDEPKVETNNLNNHDRKTALGEDAQFEMDI